In Ostrinia nubilalis chromosome 10, ilOstNubi1.1, whole genome shotgun sequence, a single genomic region encodes these proteins:
- the LOC135075276 gene encoding AH receptor-interacting protein — translation MENNAPIVKSTIYMGKKYVPITDGCKAYFHFQTWKLGKRRVLLDDSKRIGKKEPMVLVIGHKFKLEVWETIIKMMAIGEVASFQVKKEMVFSYPFVSKTLRELGQETGKVKHSCTMTLQTEGIGYADLDDLMNNPCDLEFVIELLKVESEEDYEKDIWQLNEKERLDFVPTLKERGNKLFKEKNYAEAEECYKKAIGICEQLLLRERKGDEEWKNLNTIKMPILLNYTQCKLLNEDYYAVIEHCNTVLQFDPDNEKALYRRAKAHTGAWNPDQAEEDYRKLKTLNPSMAATIDKELERIKTMRRQKTEQDKNALKNLFASNSSI, via the exons atggaaaataatGCACCTATAGTAAAAAGTACTATTTATATGGGAAAGAAATATGTTCCTATAACTGATGGATGTAAG GCTTATTTTCATTTCCAAACATGGAAATTGGGGAAGAGGAGAGTTCTCTTAGATGATAGTAAGAGAATTGGGAAGAAAGAGCCAATGGTATTAGTAATTGGTCACAAATTCAAACTAGAAGTATGGGAGACAATCATCAAAATGATGGCTATTGGGGAAGTTGCTAGCTTCCAAGTGAAAAAAgag ATGGTCTTCAGTTACCCCTTTGTATCAAAAACATTGCGTGAACTTGGACAGGAAACTGGCAAAGTAAAACACTCATGCACAATGACACTCCAAACCGAAGGCATTGGCTATGCAGACCTGGATGATTTGATGAACAATCCATGTGACTTGGAATTTGTTATTG AACTTCTAAAAGTAGAAAGTGAAGAAGATTATGAGAAGGACATTTGGCAGCTTAATGAAAAAGAAAGATTAGATTTTGTCCCCACCCTAAAGGAAAGGGGCAACAAATTATTCAAAGAAAAGAATTATGCTGAAGCTGAGGAATGTTACAAAAAAGCAATTGGTATTTGTGAACAGTTGTTGCTCAG GGAAAGAAAAGGAGACGAGGAGTGGAAAAACTTGAATACTATTAAAATGCCCATATTGCTCAACTACACACAATGCAAACTGCTAAATGAAGATTATTATGCTGTCATTGAACATTGTAATACAGTGCTACAGTTTGATCCTG ATAATGAAAAAGCTTTATACCGACGTGCAAAAGCTCACACTGGAGCATGGAATCCTGACCAAGCCGAAGAAGACTACAGAAAGCTGAAGACATTGAACCCATCCATGGCTGCCACCATAGACAAAGAATTAGAAAGAATCAAAACAATGCGACGACAAAAAACAGAGCAAGACAAAAATGCCCTTAAAAATTTGTTTGCAAGCAATAGCAGCATATAG
- the LOC135075277 gene encoding transcription elongation factor SPT6 gives MADFFDSEAEESGLSEDDEQPTERKKVKRKAQVQSDDEDEDEEDDEDRLREELKDLIDDAPIDESGSDGEDSDEGPTKKRKKSDDELDDRLEDEDYDLIEENLGVKVARNKFKRLRRLEDDDSDNEGADDPDLEREVIAEKLFVGGSDEEDENRSEAAAHHQQAQAEYDDDNEDMESDADDFIVDDDGRPIAERKKKRKPIFTDASLQEGQDIFGVDFDYDEFEKYGDEDYEDEDEEDLDEYIEDEEDDGERRRTKKGKPKRPSKKSIFEIYEPSELKRSHFTDLDNEIRKLDVPERMQIREVPITAVEEGSTELEDEAEWIYKQAFLKAPVSKADSQEARERSRRGSSTITKIRQALDFMRNQTLEVPFIAFYRKEYVQPELNINDLWKVYKYDAKWCQLKQRKENLLKLLENMREYQLDKVMENPDAPIPDTMRLIRDEDIERLKNVQTSEELRDVHTHFLLYYSHDLPEMQKVQRVKEKKRELEEKKKMAREEAEKNGEDPEEAAAEVEARASEEEDHPCDVKYAVRSGPYELCRKAGIEPLVKKFGLTPEQFAENVRDNYQRHEVEQQPVAPLEAAAPYALATGSAAEVVRRAVYMCGVQLAREPLLRSTLRDALRERATLTVRPTARGMKEIDENHPCFGLKYLKKKPVRDLTGDQYLKLTMAVEDKLLEVSISEQIEGNTGPSYLEELKQLYQKDEFAATVQAWNDLRVEAVTIALTKIVMPELRRELHSVLLQESKEYVLKCCRRRLYDWLKVAPYESRISDDDDEEWDTANGLRVLSIAYVPDRAHSAFACVVAAAGEVVDHLRLPHLLYRRNAWDALERKNKEADMTALRRFILRKKPHVIVIGGESRDALTVKADVSECVQRLVEDEQIPRIPIEIADNHISKIYSNSIRGRNDFREYPDTLRQAVCQGRLLQDPLMEISQLCGPDEEILCLRYHPLQDQISKEDLLEGIELEFVNRVNEVGVDMNEAILTGRGTELLQYVCGLGPRKAQALIKLFKQTNQKLENRTQLVTVCHMGPKVFINCSGFIKIDTSSLGDSTEAYIEVLDGSRVHPETYEWARKMAVDALEYEDEDANPAGAVEEILEAPERLKDLDLDAFAEELERQGFGNKCITLYDIRAELNSRYKDLRVPYRSATPEELFDILTKESPETFYLGKMVLASVIGITHRKPQREMLDQANPVRNDETGLWECPFCHKNDFPELSEVWNHFDAGACPGQATGVRIRLDNGLSGYIHIKNLSDRHVADPTERVRIGQTVHCRIIKIDVERFSVDCSSKSSDLLDKNKEWRPPKDPYYDQEAEDKDIRKEKDAKQTKERMQYVKRVIVHPAFHNISFAEAEKLMENMAQGEVIVRPSSKGSDHLTVTWKVADGICQHIDVREEGKENAFSLGRSLWIQGSEFEDLDEIIARHVTPMAGHARDLISYKYYRPLGGMRDKAEEVLKEEKAKNANKIHYVISAAKNHPGRFLLSYLPRARCTHEYVSVTPDGYKFRQRMFDSLGGLLKWFKEHFRDPPPSGTPLQRTPALRTPHASTIYHTPHAHTPAFHTPAHTPGPAYINTPYTPSAQTPYMTPFAATPRQPDFLTPAAPRHKPIAVPVQMQQQMQPIYTEPADWQKAAEDWVRHRTRDTPATPRGSEGGATPRHVRSTPRHDARSTPRHDARSTPRHDVRGTPHSHHSHSGRSSRAASARSTPHTNTSPRSMSLGDATPLYDEN, from the exons ATGGCTGATTTCTTCGACTCTGAGGCCGAGGAGAGTGGA TTGTCTGAAGATGACGAGCAGCCCACAGAGCGTAAGAAGGTTAAGCGCAAAGCACAAGTTCAGAGTGACGACGAAGATGAAGACGAAGAAG ACGATGAGGACCGTCTGCGTGAGGAGCTAAAAGACTTGATAGATGATGCTCCTATAGATGAATCAGGTAGTGACGGAGAAGATTCTGATGAAGGTCCTACAAAGAAACGGAAAAAGAGTGATGATGAACTTGACGACCGGTTAGAAGATGAAGATTATGATCTCATTGAAGAGAATCTTGGTGTTAAAGTTGCAAGG AATAAATTTAAACGTCTTCGACGTTTGGAAGACGATGACAGTGACAATGAGGGGGCCGATGACCCGGATCTAGAGAGAGAGGTTATTGCAGAAAAACTCTTTGTCGGAGGATCTGATGAG gAGGATGAGAATCGTTCAGAAGCAGCAGCCCACCACCAGCAAGCGCAAGCGGAGTACGATGATGACAATGAGGACATGGAATCGGACGCCGATGACTTTATTGTGGATGATGATGGCAGACCAATCGCTGAGCGGAAGAAGAAACGTAAACCGATCTTCACTGATGC ATCCCTCCAAGAAGGTCAGGACATATTCGGTGTGGACTTTGACTATGATGAGTTTGAGAAGTATGGTGATGAAGATTATGAGGATGAGGATGAAGAGGACCTGGACGAGTACATTGAGGATGAGGAAGATGATG GTGAACGAAGGAGAACTAAAAAGGGTAAACCAAAGCGTCCCAGCAAGAAGTCTATATTTGAAATATATGAACCGAGCGAGTTGAAGAGAAGCCACTTCACTGATCTGGATAATGAG ATCCGCAAACTGGACGTTCCCGAGAGAATGCAGATTCGGGAGGTCCCGATTACGGCGGTTGAGGAAGGCAGCACTGAGCTGGAAGATGAAGCCGAGTGGATATACAAGCAGGCCTTCCTCAAGGCTCCCGTGTCCAAGGCTGACTCGCAGGAGGCTAGGGAGAGGTCACGCAG GGGCTCAAGTACGATAACGAAGATCCGTCAAGCGCTGGACTTCATGCGCAACCAGACCTTAGAGGTGCCGTTCATAGCGTTCTACCGCAAGGAGTACGTGCAGCCCGAGTTAAATATAAACGACCTGTGGAAGGTCTACAAGTATGATGCTAAG tgGTGCCAATTAAAGCAACGCAAGGAGAACCTTCTCAAACTCTTGGAGAACATGCGGGAGTACCAGCTCGATAAGGTGATGGAGAACCCTGACGCTCCCATACCGGACACCATGAGGCTCATCAGGGACGAGGACATTGAGAG ACTAAAGAACGTCCAAACGTCGGAGGAGCTTCGTGACGTGCACACACATTTCCTGCTGTACTATTCGCACGACCTGCCCGAGATGCAGAAGGTGCAGCGAGTTAAAGAGAAGAAGAGAGAACTTGAGGAGAAGAA GAAAATGGCCCGCGAAGAAGCCGAGAAGAACGGCGAGGATCCCGAGGAGGCGGCTGCCGAAGTAGAGGCGCGGGCTTCCGAGGAGGAAGACCATCCTTGTGACGTCAAATACGCCGTGCGCTCCGGGCCTTACGAGCTATGCAGGAAGGCCGGCATTG AGCCGCTGGTGAAGAAGTTCGGCCTGACGCCGGAGCAGTTCGCGGAGAACGTGCGCGACAACTACCAGCGCCACGAGGTCGAGCAGCAGCCCGTCGCGCCCTTGGAGGCTGCTGCGCCCTAC GCCCTGGCCACAGGCTCGGCAGCGGAGGTGGTGCGGCGCGCCGTATACATGTGTGGCGTGCAGTTAGCACGCGAGCCTTTATTACGGAGCACGCTCCGAGATGCGCTGAGAGAGCGAGCCACGCTGACTGTGCGACCCACGGCGCGTGGCATGAAGGAGATCGACGAGAACCATCCATGCTTTGG CTTGAAATACCTGAAGAAAAAGCCAGTCCGCGACCTGACCGGCGACCAGTATCTCAAGCTGACGATGGCGGTGGAAGACAAGCTTCTGGAGGTTTCCATCAGCGAGCAGATCGAGGGGAACACCGGCCCCAGCTACCTTGAGGAGCTGAAGCAGCTGTACCAGAAG GACGAGTTTGCAGCCACGGTGCAGGCGTGGAACGACCTTCGCGTGGAGGCGGTGACCATAGCGCTGACCAAGATCGTCATGCCCGAGCTCCGCAGGGAGCTACACTCGGTCCTGTTGCAGGAGTCCAAGGAGTATGTGCTCAA GTGTTGCCGTCGCCGCTTATACGACTGGCTGAAAGTGGCTCCGTACGAGTCGAGAATATCGGACGATGATGACGAAGAATGGGATACCGCAAACG GATTGCGCGTGCTATCAATAGCATACGTCCCGGACCGCGCTCACTCGGCCTTCGCGTGCGTGGTGGCGGCTGCCGGCGAGGTGGTCGACCACCTGCGCCTGCCGCACCTGCTGTACCGCCGCAACGCCTGGGACGCGCTCGAGCGCAAGAACAAGGAGGCCGACATGACCGCGCTCCGGAg GTTCATCCTCCGCAAGAAGCCTCACGTGATCGTGATCGGCGGGGAGTCCCGCGACGCTCTCACCGTGAAGGCCGACGTGTCGGAGTGCGTGCAGCGCCTGGTGGAAGACGAGCAAATCCCGCGGATCCCCATCGAGATCGCGGATAACCACATCAGCAAGATCTACAGCAATAGCATTCGCGGCCGG AACGACTTCAGAGAATACCCCGATACACTCCGTCAAGCTGTATGCCAAGGTCGTCTCCTCCAAGATCCGCTTATGGAAATCTCACAGCTCTGTGGCCCCGACGAGGAAATACTTTGCTTGCGGTACCACCCGCTCCAGGACCAGATATCCAAAGAGGATCTGTTAGAAGGCATCGAGCTGGAATTCGTGAATCGAGTGAACGAAGTCGGTGTAGACATGAATGAAGCCATTCTGACAGGCCGAGGCACAGAGTTACTCCAATACGTCTGCGGTCTAGGTCCAAGGAAAGCTCAAGCCTTAATCAAGCTCTTCAAACAGACCAATCAGAAGCTAGAAAACAGAACGCAGTTAGTTACAGTTTGCCACATGGGTCCAAAGGTGTTCATCAATTGCTCAGGTTTTATAAAGATTGATACGAGCAGTTTAGGAGATAGTACGGAGGCATACATCGAAGTGTTGGACGGGTCGCGTGTTCACCCGGAAACTTATGAATGGGCGAGGAAAATGGCTGTGGACGCTTTGGAATACGAAGACGAGGATGCCAATCCAGCGGGGGCCGTAGAGGAAATCCTCGAAGCGCCCGAAAGGCTAAAGGATTTAGATCTCGACGCCTTCGCCGAAGAATTGGAGCGCCAAGGCTTCGGAAACAAATGTATCACGCTGTACGATATCCGAGCTGAATTGAACTCTAGGTATAAAGACCTCAGGGTTCCGTATCGCTCGGCGACTCCCGAGGAGTTGTTCGATATACTGACCAAAGAGTCTCCAGAGACGTTTTACTTAGGCAAGATGGTGCTGGCTTCGGTGATCGGCATCACGCATAGAAAGCCTCAAAGAGAGATGCTGGACCAGGCCAACCCTGTGAGGAACGACGAGACTGGACTCTGGGAGTGCCCCTTCTGTCACAAGAATGACTTCCCTGAGTTATCTGAG GTATGGAACCACTTCGACGCGGGCGCGTGTCCGGGCCAAGCGACCGGCGTCCGGATCCGGCTGGACAACGGGCTGTCCGGGTACATCCACATCAAGAACCTGTCCGACCGGCACGTGGCGGACCCCACGGAGCGCGTCCGGATCGGACAGACGGTGCACTGCCGGATCATCAAGATCGATGTGGAGAGGTTCTCGGTGGACTGCTCGTCTAAGTCTTCGGACTTGTTGGATAAAAATAAAGAGTGGAG ACCGCCAAAAGACCCGTACTACGACCAAGAGGCAGAGGACAAAGACATCCGCAAAGAAAAGGATGCAAAGCAAACTAAAGAACGGATGCAGTATGTCAAGCGGGTGATCGTGCATCCTGCTTTCCACAACATATCCTTCGCCGAGGCAGAGAAGCTTATGGAGAATATGGCGCAAGGAGAGGTCATTGTCAGGCCGAGCAGTAAG GGCTCCGATCACTTGACAGTAACGTGGAAGGTGGCTGACGGCATCTGCCAACACATCGACGTCCGCGAGGAGGGCAAAGAAAACGCGTTTTCATTAG GACGAAGTCTCTGGATACAGGGATCCGAGTTCGAGGATCTCGACGAAATCATCGCGCGCCACGTGACGCCGATGGCGGGCCACGCGCGCGATCTCATCTCCTACAAGTACTACCGGCCGCTCGGAGGCATGCGTGACAAGGCCGAAGAAGTGCTCAAAGAAGAAAAGGCCAAGAACGCCAACAAGATTCATTATGTCATATCCGCGGCGAAGAATCACCCCGGCCGGTTTTTGCTATCGTATCTCCCGCGGGCGAGGTGTACTCACGAGTATGTGTCCGTCACGCCCGACGGCTACAAGTTCAGGCAGCGGATGTTTGATTCTCTTGGCGGGTTGCTCAAATGGTTTAAAGAGCACTTCAGAGATCCGCCACCGAGCGGGACGCCTCTACAGCGTACGCCGGCGTTACGTACTCCGCACGCGTCCACGATATACCACACGCCGCATGCTCATACGCCGGCTTTCCATACGCCGGCTCACACGCCGGGCCCGGCGTATATCAATACGCCTTATACGCCGTCGGCGCAAACGCCGTACATGACGCCGTTCGCCGCCACGCCGCGACAGCCTGACTTCCTCACGCCAGCTGCGCCGCGACACAAGCCTATTGCCGTGCCCGTGCAG ATGCAGCAGCAAATGCAGCCTATTTACACAGAACCAGCCGACTGGCAGAAGGCGGCCGAAGACTGGGTGCGGCACCGCACTCGCGACACGCCCGCCACGCCGCGCGGCAGCGAGGGCGGCGCCACGCCCCGCCACGTCCGCTCTACGCCGCGACACGACGCGCGCTCCACGCCACGACACGACGCCCGCTCGACTCCACGACACGACGTCCGCGGCACGCCGCACTCGCACCACTCGCACTCGGGCCGGTCGTCGCGCGCGGCGTCGGCGCGCTCCACGCCACACACCAATACCTCGCCGCGCTCCATGTCGCTGGGCGACGCGACGCCGCTCTACGACGAGAACTAG